A stretch of Anolis sagrei isolate rAnoSag1 chromosome X, rAnoSag1.mat, whole genome shotgun sequence DNA encodes these proteins:
- the LOC132780323 gene encoding mast cell protease 2-like has protein sequence MEPPMVLSLFLLLSSAQFAFTGTLRHQIVGGHEAQPHSRPYAAALKINGNFGCGGFLIAPQWVMTAAHCNGDIQVILGVHDLKAIEESAQVLAVESYHMHPGFHMKAGLPYDDILLLKLEREAKLNRFVQPIPLPKSDNDLPKNTQCFVAGWGRIDERGPVNSKLFETNVTIPGRRQCLVFHPSLTDDMLCAGSRSVICDVSNGDSGSAMVCNGAAHGIVSYGFQVPPSVYTRVAAYLPWIKEIMG, from the exons GCACCCTGCGCCACCAGATCGTGGGTGGGCACGAAGCCCAGCCCCATTCGCGGCCATATGCGGCGGCGCTGAAGATCAATGGTAACTTCGGCTGCGGGGGGTTCCTCATTGCCCCCCAATGGGTCATGACTGCAGCCCATTGTAATGG GGACATCCAGGTCATCCTGGGAGTCCACGATCTCAAGGCCATCGAAGAGAGCGCCCAAGTCTTGGCTGTGGAAAGCTACCACATGCACCCAGGTTTCCACATGAAGGCAGGCCTCCCGTATGATGACATCCTTCTGCTCAAG ctggagcGCGAGGCCAAGCTCAACCGCTTCGTCCAGCCCATCCCTCTGCCAAAGAGCGACAATGATCTGCCCAAGAATACGCAGTGCTTTGTGGCCGGATGGGGACGCATCGATGAGAGGGGCCCGGTCAATTCCAAGCTCTTTGAGACCAACGTCACCATCCCTGGGCGCAGGCAGTGCCTCGTCTTCCACCCCAGTCTCACCGACGATATGCTGTGCGCCGGCAGCCGCTCTGTGATATGTGATGTCAGCAAT GGCGATTCCGGGAGCGCCATGGTGTGCAATGGGGCGGCACATGGCATCGTTTCCTATGGCTTCCAGGTCCCCCCCTCCGTTTACACCCGAGTTGCTGCCTACCTTCCGTGGATCAAGGAGATCATGGGCTGA